One Brassica napus cultivar Da-Ae chromosome C4, Da-Ae, whole genome shotgun sequence genomic region harbors:
- the LOC106401008 gene encoding receptor like protein 27-like, giving the protein MTIIMSGLNLLFPFLSLFVIFTPNFTLVAGLSGCGPHHIQALVQFKNEFDYSGCNQTDYFNGVMCDNITGEVTKLQLPSGCFTGVLKTNSSLFGFNHLRYLNLSYNKFTSSSLSSGFGSLNKLEVLSLSSNGFIGQVPSSLSNLSRLTELYLDHNELTGGFPLVQNITSLSILNLSLNHFSGAIPSSLLTMPFLSYLNLDENHLTDPVEVRSSSTSSRLETLHLRKNPFEGKILDLISNFTTLKYLGLSFQNISYPINLNFFSSLKSLLRLDLSGNSVLETSISSDSDVPRNIEKLLLSSCDISKFPEFVRSLDRLEHIDISNNKIKGKVPEWLWNLPHLIRANLVNNAFTHLEGSNDVLTNSSLRILDLALNHFEGPVPTPPLSINLFSAWNNSFTGNIPLSVCNRSSLVILDLSYNNLSGPIPRCLSNLKDSLVVVNLRKNNLEGSIPDMLYNGSLLRTLDVGYNQLTGKLPRSLLNCSSLRFVSVDNNKIKDTFPFWLKALPGLQVLTLRSNKFYGPVSLPGEVPLAFPKLHILEISDNNFTGSLPSNYFVNWKASSLETNDDGRIYMGDYNNAYYIYEDTMDLQYKGLFMEQGKVLTSYATIDFSGNRFEGQIPESIGLLKALIALNLSNNGFTGHIPLSMENVTELESLDLSGNKLSGTIPKGLARLSFLAYISVAHNQLIGEIPQGPQFSGQAETSFEGNAGLCGLPLQGSCFAPPPTQQFEEEDEEEGVLNWKAVVIGYGPGLLFGLVIAHVIASYMPKWFVKIVGPDKHKEADPASLFDSLDSRWDSSSNHM; this is encoded by the coding sequence atgacgATCATCATGTCGGGATTAAATCtgctttttccttttctctcacTCTTTGTTATCTTTACTCCAAACTTCACTCTTGTTGCTGGACTTTCTGGTTGTGGTCCCCACCATATTCAAGCACTTGTGCAATTCAAGAACGAGTTTGATTACAGCGGTTGCAACCAAACTGACTACTTCAATGGAGTCATGTGCGATAACATTACGGGTGAGGTCACGAAGCTACAACTCCCAAGTGGCTGCTTCACTGGAGTTCTCAAAACCAACAGTAGTCTCTTTGGATTTAACCATCTTCGTTACCTCAATCTCTCTTACAACAAGTTTACCTCCTCTTCACTCTCGTCTGGATTCGGCAGTCTCAACAAGTTAGAGGTCTTGTCTCTTTCCTCTAATGGCTTCATAGGTCAAGTTCCTTCCTCATTAAGTAACTTGAGTCGGCTAACCGAGTTGTATCTTGACCATAACGAGCTCACAGGTGGTTTCCCACTCGTACAAAATATAACCAGCCTCTCCATTTTGAACCTAtctcttaatcacttctctGGAGCCATCCCTTCCTCTCTCCTCACTATGCCTTTCTTGTCATATCTTAATCTCGATGAAAATCATCTCACCGATCCTGTTGAAGTTCGTAGCTCATCTACTTCTTCCCGGCTCGAAACTCTGCACCTTAGAAAAAACCCTTTCGAAGGAAAAATCCTAGACCTTATCTCAAACTTCACCACCCTTAAATATCTTGGCCTTTCTTTCCAAAACATAAGCTACCCAATTAACTTAAACTTTTTTTCCTCTCTCAAATCTTTGTTGAGACTTGATCTTTCCGGTAATAGTGTATTGGAAACTAGTATAAGTTCAGATTCAGACGTCCCACGTAACATAGAGAAATTGCTCTTGTCAAGCTGTGACATCAGCAAGTTCCCAGAATTTGTACGGAGCCTTGATAGATTGGAACATATAGACATTtccaataataaaattaaagggAAAGTCCCTGAGTGGCTTTGGAACCTTCCTCATCTGATCAGGGCCAATCTTGTCAACAATGCTTTCACTCATTTAGAAGGTTCAAATGACGTTTTAACGAATTCATCGTTGAGGATATTAGATTTGGCTTTAAACCATTTTGAAGGACCAGTTCCTACTCCACCACTCTCTATCAACCTCTTTTCTGCATGGAACAATAGTTTCACAGGAAACATACCTCTTTCAGTTTGCAACCGGAGCTCGCTGGTTATTCTTGATCTCTCCTACAACAACTTAAGCGGTCCGATTCCTCGATGTTTGAGTAACCTCAAAGACTCTCTCGTTGTCGTGAATCTCAGGAAGAACAACTTGGAAGGAAGTATTCCAGATATGCTCTACAATGGTTCGTTGCTGCGGACACTTGACGTAGGCTACAATCAATTAACTGGGAAGCTTCCAAGGTCTCTTCTGAATTGCTCTTCGCTAAGGTTTGTAAGTGTGgacaacaacaaaatcaaaGACACATTTCCTTTTTGGCTCAAGGCTTTGCCTGGTTTACAAGTCCTTACCCTTCGTTCAAACAAATTTTATGGCCCTGTATCTCTTCCTGGTGAAGTTCCTCTTGCGTTTCCCAAGCTGCACATACTTGAAATATCGGATAACAACTTTACAGGAAGCTTGCCATCAAATTACTTTGTGAATTGGAAAGCATCATCACTCGAGACGAATGATGATGGAAGAATATATATGGGAGACTACAACAACGCTTATTATATCTACGAAGATACCATGGACTTGCAATACAAAGGTCTATTCATGGAGCAAGGAAAGGTCCTCACTTCCTATGCCACCATCGATTTTTCTGGAAACAGATTTGAAGGACAGATTCCTGAATCCATTGGTCTTTTGAAGGCACTGATTGCTCTCAACTTATCAAACAATGGATTTACTGGTCATATTCCTCTGTCTATGGAAAATGTTACAGAGCTCGAGTCACTTGACCTGTCAGGAAACAAACTCTCGGGGACTATTCCTAAAGGACTTGCGAGACTTTCATTTTTGGCGTACATAAGTGTGGCTCATAACCAGCTCATAGGCGAAATACCACAAGGACCACAGTTTAGTGGGCAAGCTGAAACATCATTTGAAGGAAATGCAGGTCTATGTGGTCTTCCTCTCCAAGGAAGTTGCTTTGCACCACCACCGACACAACAgtttgaggaagaagatgaagaggaaggTGTTTTAAACTGGAAAGCGGTGGTTATAGGGTATGGACCTGGCTTGTTATTTGGATTGGTAATAGCACATGTTATTGCTTCATACATGCCAAAGTGGTTTGTCAAGATAGTTGGTCCGGATAAGCACAAGGAAGCAGATCCAGCTAGCTTGTTTGACTCTCTAGATTCAAGATGGGACAGTTCTAGTAATCATATGTAA